From a single Photobacterium gaetbulicola Gung47 genomic region:
- a CDS encoding sn-glycerol-3-phosphate dehydrogenase subunit C (COG0247), protein MSLLQKDTSFDQCIKCTVCTVYCPVAKANPQYPGPKQCGPDGERLRIKSPDFYDETLKLCTNCKRCETACPSGVKIGDMIAVARDEHAKLPMNIKTIRDFVLSHTDLMGSAATPFAPIVNTITGLKPVKKIMHKTIGVHDHKSLPKYSHGTFRRWYKQNCTSQALYPKQVHYFHGCYVNYNHPQLGKDFVSVMNAMSIGVQLMDKEKCCGVPLIANGFFDKAKKNAKLNIDNFSAAVEKHDAPILSTSSTCSFTLKEEYPNVLKVDNSKVANKIEYVTRFLLKEFMNGRAPKMKPLNKKVVYHTPCHLEKTGGSLYTIELLKQIPGLEVEVLDSQCCGLAGTYGFKTENYETSMAIGGNLFNQIKRSKADYAITDCETCKWQIEENTHLETIHPVSLLAMALA, encoded by the coding sequence ATGAGCCTTCTGCAAAAAGATACCAGCTTCGACCAATGTATCAAATGTACAGTCTGTACAGTCTACTGCCCGGTCGCCAAAGCGAACCCGCAATACCCTGGCCCTAAGCAATGCGGCCCAGACGGTGAGCGCCTGCGGATCAAAAGCCCTGACTTTTACGATGAGACACTAAAGCTGTGTACCAACTGCAAGCGCTGTGAAACCGCCTGTCCATCCGGTGTGAAAATCGGCGATATGATAGCCGTCGCCCGCGATGAGCATGCCAAGTTACCGATGAACATCAAGACTATCCGTGACTTTGTGTTAAGCCACACCGACTTAATGGGCTCGGCAGCCACCCCGTTTGCACCGATCGTCAACACCATCACAGGGTTGAAACCGGTCAAGAAAATCATGCACAAGACCATTGGCGTGCATGATCACAAGAGCTTGCCAAAATACTCGCATGGCACATTCCGCCGCTGGTACAAACAAAACTGTACCAGCCAAGCGCTTTATCCCAAGCAAGTGCATTATTTCCATGGCTGTTATGTGAACTATAACCACCCGCAGCTAGGCAAAGACTTTGTCAGTGTCATGAATGCGATGAGCATTGGTGTGCAGCTGATGGACAAGGAAAAGTGCTGTGGCGTACCTTTGATTGCCAATGGCTTTTTCGACAAGGCGAAGAAAAATGCCAAGCTCAACATCGACAATTTTTCCGCTGCGGTTGAGAAGCATGATGCCCCTATTCTCTCTACGTCTTCGACGTGCTCTTTCACACTGAAAGAGGAATACCCGAATGTCCTAAAAGTCGATAACAGCAAAGTCGCTAACAAGATAGAGTACGTGACCCGCTTCTTGCTCAAGGAATTCATGAACGGACGCGCCCCGAAGATGAAACCACTGAACAAGAAGGTGGTATACCATACACCTTGCCACCTCGAAAAAACCGGCGGCAGCTTATACACCATCGAGCTGTTGAAGCAGATCCCGGGCCTTGAGGTCGAAGTCCTCGACAGCCAGTGCTGTGGCCTAGCGGGAACGTACGGCTTCAAAACGGAAAATTATGAGACCTCGATGGCTATCGGCGGCAACTTGTTTAACCAGATCAAGCGTTCCAAAGCCGATTATGCGATAACCGACTGCGAAACCTGTAAATGGCAGATTGAGGAAAATACCCACTTGGAAACCATCCATCCTGTTTCCTTGTTAGCGATGGCTCTGGCCTAA
- a CDS encoding sn-glycerol-3-phosphate dehydrogenase subunit A (COG0578) has translation MNSWFETDVVIIGGGATGTGIMRDCALRGIPCILVEKDDLASGTTGRNHGLLHSGARYAVTDQESAKECIQENRILKNIARHCVEDTQGLFISLPDDDLDFQKTFISSCQAADIDVEQLSPQDALRLEPNCNPALIGAVKVPDGTLDPFRLSASNVLDAVEHGARLFNHTHVTGLIRDGATVRGVYCLDMKTGQSFEIRAKQVINAAGIWGQQICEYGDLSIKMFPAKGSLLILDYRINNLVINRCRKPSDADILVPGDTISLIGTTSERIDYDKIDDLHVTSKEIDILLEEGTKLAPIMANTRVLRAYAGVRPLVAVDGDTSGRNISRGIVLLDHAERDGLDGFVTITGGKLMTYRMMAEWTTDMVAKKLGNTAPCITHEKPLPGSEQAQPKKLATASLAKPVYQSAFYRHGERAEKFLGDDKKSQAVICECEMVTCGEVEYAIKDLDVHNLVDLRRRTRIGMGPCQGELCSYRAAGLFSEYGKTSGNAASHLLEEFLEERWKGIKPVFWGDALREGEFTYWIYEGLFGVSDLPEQQAAVTTEQPTAATTQPADEVTQ, from the coding sequence ATGAATAGTTGGTTTGAAACAGATGTTGTGATTATAGGCGGCGGCGCAACCGGTACAGGTATTATGCGTGACTGTGCCTTGCGCGGAATCCCATGCATCCTAGTTGAAAAAGATGATCTCGCATCTGGGACAACAGGAAGAAACCACGGTCTGCTCCACTCGGGAGCCAGATACGCCGTAACCGATCAGGAATCGGCCAAAGAATGCATCCAGGAAAACCGCATTCTGAAAAACATTGCACGCCATTGTGTTGAAGATACCCAAGGGCTATTCATTTCCCTGCCTGATGATGATCTCGATTTCCAGAAAACCTTTATTTCATCTTGTCAGGCTGCTGATATCGATGTTGAACAACTTTCACCTCAAGATGCACTTCGCCTCGAACCCAACTGTAACCCTGCACTGATTGGCGCAGTAAAAGTCCCCGATGGCACCTTGGATCCGTTCCGCTTGTCAGCATCAAATGTCCTGGATGCCGTTGAACATGGTGCCCGCCTGTTTAACCACACCCATGTCACCGGCCTGATCCGAGACGGGGCAACGGTCCGTGGTGTCTACTGCCTGGACATGAAAACAGGTCAATCATTCGAAATCCGCGCCAAGCAAGTGATAAATGCTGCAGGGATCTGGGGCCAGCAAATTTGTGAATATGGGGATTTATCGATCAAGATGTTCCCGGCCAAGGGCTCATTGCTGATCCTTGATTACCGTATCAACAACCTGGTGATCAACCGCTGCCGTAAACCGTCCGATGCGGACATCCTGGTGCCTGGCGATACCATCTCGCTGATCGGTACCACCTCTGAGCGGATCGATTACGACAAGATTGATGATCTTCATGTCACTAGCAAAGAAATCGACATCCTACTCGAGGAAGGCACCAAGCTCGCCCCGATCATGGCCAATACCAGGGTATTGCGCGCTTATGCAGGCGTCAGGCCGTTGGTCGCTGTCGATGGCGACACCAGCGGTCGAAATATCAGCCGTGGCATTGTCCTGCTCGATCACGCCGAACGTGACGGCCTGGACGGCTTTGTAACCATCACCGGCGGTAAGTTGATGACCTACCGGATGATGGCCGAATGGACTACCGACATGGTGGCGAAAAAACTTGGCAACACCGCCCCGTGCATTACCCATGAAAAGCCACTTCCTGGCTCTGAGCAAGCCCAGCCGAAAAAACTGGCAACGGCAAGCCTTGCCAAGCCGGTTTACCAATCGGCCTTCTACCGACATGGCGAGCGCGCAGAGAAGTTCCTCGGCGATGACAAGAAAAGCCAAGCGGTGATCTGTGAGTGCGAAATGGTGACTTGCGGTGAAGTGGAATATGCCATTAAAGACTTGGATGTTCACAACCTTGTCGACCTTCGTCGCCGTACCCGTATTGGCATGGGCCCGTGCCAAGGTGAGCTCTGCTCCTACCGTGCCGCAGGCCTGTTTTCTGAGTACGGAAAAACATCAGGCAATGCAGCCAGCCACTTGTTGGAGGAGTTTCTAGAAGAGCGCTGGAAAGGGATCAAACCCGTTTTCTGGGGCGATGCTTTGCGTGAAGGCGAGTTCACCTACTGGATCTATGAAGGGCTGTTTGGCGTTAGCGATCTTCCTGAGCAACAAGCAGCCGTGACAACCGAACAACCTACTGCTGCCACAACCCAGCCTGCTGACGAGGTAACACAATGA
- a CDS encoding anaerobic glycerol-3-phosphate dehydrogenase subunit B (COG3075), giving the protein MKFDSIIIGGGVAGLSCAIRCAEAGLKTAVIAAGQSALHFSSGSVDVLSRLPNGENVGAPFSAFADLKKQSPSHPYSKLGELQCREAINWYQDVMADCGVYLTAQPDEMNHYRVTPMGTFRSTWLSQQTVHQFPHHQLAQGLAEIALVTVDGFRDFQPQLAADNLAKLSAFESVKIKTAAVELPDFDNMQRNPCEFRSIDISRVLRDETKLHAFAKSMIQQVGKADLVVLPAIFGNGDGAATIKLLEGLTGFKICELPTMPPSLLGIRLEEAMKSHYKRLGGLLLAGDEVRKGEFSNGRLMKIFTRNHEDIPLVADHFLLASGSFFSKGLSAQRHAVSEPIFGLDMAQSAHRDHWYQPQFFTPQSHPFMKMGVECNNRLNPTINQQVISNLYCAGAILAHYDPVQEGSGSGVAISTGYFVAQQMITAHQQQQTDTQPKQERTTA; this is encoded by the coding sequence ATGAAATTTGATAGCATCATCATCGGCGGCGGTGTCGCAGGGCTAAGTTGCGCCATCCGCTGTGCTGAAGCAGGGCTGAAAACAGCAGTCATCGCAGCCGGTCAGAGCGCCCTGCACTTCTCTTCAGGCTCGGTTGACGTGCTCAGCCGCCTGCCCAATGGTGAGAACGTCGGTGCACCTTTCTCTGCATTTGCCGATCTGAAAAAGCAATCTCCATCCCACCCCTACAGCAAGCTGGGGGAGCTGCAATGCCGTGAAGCCATTAACTGGTATCAGGATGTGATGGCCGACTGCGGGGTATACCTCACAGCGCAACCTGATGAGATGAACCATTACCGAGTCACCCCGATGGGTACCTTCCGTTCCACCTGGCTGTCACAGCAAACTGTCCACCAGTTCCCGCACCACCAGCTGGCGCAAGGGCTAGCGGAGATTGCCCTGGTCACGGTCGATGGCTTCCGGGATTTCCAGCCCCAACTGGCGGCAGATAACCTGGCCAAGCTCAGCGCCTTCGAGAGCGTTAAGATCAAGACGGCTGCGGTCGAGCTCCCTGATTTCGACAACATGCAGCGCAATCCCTGCGAATTCCGCTCGATTGATATCTCCCGGGTTCTGCGCGACGAGACCAAGCTGCATGCTTTTGCCAAATCCATGATCCAGCAGGTCGGCAAGGCCGATCTTGTGGTATTGCCAGCCATCTTCGGCAACGGCGATGGCGCGGCAACCATCAAGCTACTGGAAGGGCTGACCGGGTTTAAAATTTGTGAGCTGCCAACCATGCCACCTTCGCTGCTGGGGATCCGCCTCGAAGAAGCGATGAAGTCACACTACAAGCGCTTGGGCGGCTTGCTACTGGCTGGTGATGAAGTACGCAAGGGCGAATTCAGCAATGGCCGCCTGATGAAGATTTTCACCCGCAACCATGAAGACATTCCACTGGTTGCTGATCACTTCCTACTGGCAAGCGGTAGCTTTTTCAGCAAAGGGCTATCAGCACAGCGCCATGCAGTGAGCGAACCCATCTTTGGCTTGGATATGGCCCAAAGCGCCCATCGGGATCATTGGTATCAACCACAGTTTTTCACCCCGCAGAGCCACCCGTTCATGAAGATGGGCGTTGAGTGCAATAACCGGCTGAACCCGACAATCAACCAGCAAGTGATCAGCAACCTATACTGTGCCGGGGCCATTTTGGCCCACTACGATCCGGTCCAGGAAGGCTCTGGCTCCGGGGTCGCCATTTCCACCGGATATTTTGTTGCCCAACAGATGATTACTGCCCATCAGCAACAGCAAACAGATACACAGCCAAAACAAGAAAGGACTACCGCATGA
- a CDS encoding hypothetical protein (COG2199) → MLSSVWGILVILWLPFDLILLTDPVNHQIAASRLLLGGVLLMIAWENHQYTTLKRAQWYMALMVGSINLFYLYTAWVLDFPTVYSGFVYGYTLLPIVHVAILTILPVTLKESLCMLAVTAITQLLVDYLAGHLLNPENIASYWLQNVLALMVVWSQLSKLHMLMRLYRQATLDPLTGVYNRRMLLQLADKYLASCAQKGQPFSVLLFDIDRFKRINDSWGHGVGDKVLKEFAHFMQQHIRKSDLFGRFGGEEFILFLPQCSSCDAERMAVRMLSRIRALEIETGIDNTTIRFTTSIGISNYANGDSLSSLIDRADRALYDCKDAGRDCTRFHPVGYTPISSERRKAIA, encoded by the coding sequence ATGCTCTCTTCGGTCTGGGGGATATTGGTTATTCTCTGGCTCCCCTTTGATTTGATATTGCTCACTGACCCAGTCAACCATCAGATAGCGGCATCTAGGCTGCTGCTTGGTGGCGTACTGTTGATGATTGCGTGGGAAAACCACCAGTATACGACGTTAAAACGAGCCCAATGGTATATGGCCTTGATGGTCGGCAGTATTAACCTGTTTTACCTCTATACCGCTTGGGTTCTGGATTTTCCAACGGTCTATAGTGGCTTTGTCTATGGCTATACCCTGTTGCCGATTGTGCATGTCGCTATCTTAACCATCCTGCCAGTAACCTTAAAAGAAAGCCTCTGCATGCTGGCGGTGACGGCTATCACACAGCTCTTGGTCGATTACTTGGCCGGTCATCTGCTAAACCCTGAAAATATCGCCAGCTACTGGTTACAGAACGTATTGGCCCTGATGGTTGTTTGGTCTCAACTCTCCAAATTGCACATGTTGATGCGGCTCTACCGTCAGGCCACACTCGACCCACTTACGGGGGTATACAACCGCCGGATGCTATTGCAGCTGGCTGACAAGTACCTCGCTAGCTGTGCGCAAAAAGGCCAGCCCTTTTCTGTTCTGCTGTTTGATATCGACCGCTTCAAGCGGATCAACGATTCATGGGGACACGGTGTTGGTGATAAAGTACTGAAAGAATTTGCCCATTTTATGCAGCAACACATCCGCAAATCCGATCTGTTTGGCCGCTTTGGCGGCGAAGAGTTTATCCTCTTCCTGCCACAATGTAGCTCTTGCGACGCAGAGAGAATGGCCGTTCGAATGCTATCGCGCATCCGCGCATTGGAAATCGAAACAGGTATAGATAACACCACGATTCGCTTCACGACAAGTATTGGTATTTCCAACTATGCTAACGGCGACTCTCTTTCATCCTTGATAGATCGCGCCGACAGAGCGCTGTACGATTGCAAAGATGCCGGCCGTGACTGCACCCGCTTCCACCCCGTCGGCTATACACCTATTTCAAGCGAGCGACGCAAAGCTATCGCCTAA
- a CDS encoding putative heat shock protein HslJ (COG3187) has translation MIMKKRFLAALAVPALLAACASNTDSKPTTAMISQTDLATFNWVLNKVDGNELQLAEPFKAPNLQLSADLGANGHAGCNRYFGQAELNEGKLRIEKMGMTMMACPEPAMELERVMSTTLMDWSTATVAGNQLTLTGTEHTLTFTRTDAE, from the coding sequence ATGATAATGAAGAAACGTTTCCTTGCTGCACTGGCAGTACCTGCTCTCCTTGCCGCCTGTGCCTCTAACACTGATAGCAAGCCGACCACCGCTATGATTAGTCAAACAGACCTTGCCACATTTAACTGGGTACTGAACAAAGTTGATGGTAACGAGCTTCAGCTTGCGGAACCTTTCAAAGCACCAAATCTGCAGTTATCTGCAGATCTAGGTGCTAATGGTCATGCTGGCTGTAACCGTTACTTTGGCCAAGCCGAGCTCAATGAGGGCAAGCTTCGCATCGAGAAAATGGGGATGACCATGATGGCTTGTCCCGAGCCTGCAATGGAATTGGAACGTGTCATGAGCACTACGCTTATGGATTGGAGCACGGCCACAGTGGCGGGTAACCAGCTGACTCTAACAGGTACAGAGCATACGCTGACCTTTACTCGTACCGACGCTGAGTAA
- a CDS encoding putative transcriptional activator (COG0583), with protein MIEIKHLKTLTVLRDTGSLTATANTLCLTQSALSHQLKDLEQRLGSQLFLRKTRPVKFTAEGDILLRLADDLFPRLAQAEHELASLKEDTNGRLHMAIECHSCFQWLMPALKEYQIHWPNVALDFSSGFGFEPLPALGAGELDLVITSDIQPRSDIHFEPLFDFEMRLIVSPQSPLATKSIILPEDLAQETMLSYPVQRNRLDVVKHFMQPAGVEPANWKQADNTLMLIQMVSAGLGVAALPNWAVYDFARQGLIISKPLGDGLWRRLFAAIRAQERERHYLSAFFATAKQQCQTHLEGIKAA; from the coding sequence TTGATTGAAATTAAACACTTAAAAACACTCACTGTGTTGAGAGATACCGGATCGCTAACCGCGACAGCCAATACACTCTGTCTAACCCAATCTGCTTTGTCGCATCAACTGAAAGATTTGGAACAGCGATTAGGCAGCCAGCTTTTCCTGCGTAAAACCCGCCCCGTGAAGTTTACGGCTGAGGGCGATATCTTATTGCGGCTTGCCGATGATCTGTTTCCAAGACTGGCGCAGGCCGAGCATGAGCTAGCCAGCCTGAAAGAAGATACCAATGGCCGCCTTCACATGGCGATCGAGTGCCACTCCTGCTTCCAGTGGCTGATGCCGGCCCTCAAGGAATACCAAATTCACTGGCCCAATGTTGCACTCGACTTTTCATCCGGCTTTGGCTTCGAGCCCCTGCCCGCTCTGGGCGCGGGTGAACTCGATCTGGTTATTACCTCAGATATCCAGCCCCGCAGTGACATCCATTTTGAACCCCTATTTGATTTTGAGATGCGTCTGATCGTTTCTCCGCAGTCCCCACTGGCTACCAAAAGCATTATCTTGCCTGAAGATTTGGCCCAAGAAACCATGCTGAGCTATCCGGTACAACGAAACCGGCTTGATGTCGTGAAGCATTTTATGCAACCAGCTGGCGTAGAGCCAGCCAACTGGAAGCAAGCGGATAATACCCTGATGCTGATACAGATGGTATCTGCTGGACTGGGTGTTGCCGCACTGCCAAACTGGGCAGTTTATGACTTTGCCCGTCAGGGGCTGATTATCAGCAAGCCATTGGGTGATGGGTTGTGGCGACGCTTGTTTGCAGCCATTAGGGCGCAAGAACGCGAACGGCATTATTTATCTGCGTTTTTTGCGACGGCCAAACAACAATGCCAGACTCATTTAGAAGGAATTAAGGCTGCATGA
- a CDS encoding putative partitioning protein ParA (COG1192) — MSSVRKLCGLKSSRAQKILVLNKKGGAGKSTLAISLSSVLSRHCRTELLDLDKQRTSHYWSHNNDRVKGHHFNFDRGQLFSLAVKVDTECEVIVIDTPSNFSAVELERYIALADRIVIPVQPTPVDIHAMLNFTQQLINTTAGKHRRIPVAIVATRNEKGPQGIELLKRVLGHLRFPLLGSMSNSPVYPQAFEEGCNFMDIDPSIDAQLWSRACNWLKLPRYPEPQTERQKRPSILPDAFKLAIEHPNQL, encoded by the coding sequence GTGAGTTCTGTGCGAAAACTCTGTGGGCTCAAGTCATCTCGGGCACAAAAAATACTGGTCCTGAACAAGAAAGGAGGAGCTGGAAAATCCACGCTTGCCATCTCACTCTCTAGTGTACTCAGTCGCCACTGCCGAACAGAGTTACTCGATCTCGATAAGCAACGAACTTCGCACTACTGGAGCCACAACAACGATCGGGTTAAAGGTCATCACTTCAACTTCGACCGCGGACAGCTGTTTTCTCTTGCGGTCAAGGTCGATACCGAATGCGAGGTCATCGTCATTGATACCCCATCCAATTTTAGCGCCGTCGAACTTGAACGTTACATCGCACTTGCCGATCGCATCGTGATCCCGGTACAGCCCACCCCCGTCGATATCCATGCGATGCTCAATTTTACCCAACAACTCATAAATACCACTGCCGGCAAGCATAGACGCATACCGGTGGCTATCGTCGCCACCCGAAACGAGAAGGGACCCCAAGGAATCGAATTGCTCAAACGGGTATTAGGTCACCTGCGTTTTCCGTTGCTCGGTTCCATGAGCAACTCCCCAGTTTATCCGCAGGCGTTTGAGGAAGGCTGTAACTTTATGGATATCGATCCATCTATTGACGCCCAGCTATGGTCGAGAGCCTGTAACTGGCTAAAGCTACCGCGCTATCCGGAGCCACAAACCGAAAGGCAGAAAAGACCAAGTATCCTTCCGGATGCTTTCAAGCTGGCTATCGAGCACCCAAACCAACTCTAA
- a CDS encoding 5-methyltetrahydropteroyltriglutamate--homocysteine S-methyltransferase (COG0620) gives MILKTTTHILGYPRIGSQRELKFALEKYWRGDMSQAELNEVGSLLRHRHWGEQSGAGLDLVTVGDFAWYDHVLGTSMLLGHLPKRHRSGFPDLDTLFRVARGKAPTGCGCAASDMTKWFNTNYHYIVPEFSQDDEFTVSWPQLFEEIAEAKKAGHKVKPVLLGPVSYLWLGKEKDAGFDRRTLLPRLLAAYQQILNKLAKLGVEWVQIDEPALGVELPKEWVDSFKLAYQVLHGSPKLLLTTYFDSITHQLDTITALSIDGLHVDLTAAPEQFDEVVERLPEDWVLSAGVVNGRNVWRADLTALVEKLKPVKAKLGERLWLASSCSLLHSPMDLDLETELHPDVRQWLAFAKQKCRELTLLSQALDGNDIALEECARYSAPIKARATSSLVNNEQVRQRTAAITDALATRKLPYVERARVQRQSLGLPLLPTTTIGSFPQTTEIRSQRRDFKAGRLAEHDYITAMQGHIKDAVERQSKLGLDVLVHGEAERNDMVEYFAELLEGFAATRFGWVQSYGSRCVKPAIIVSDIYRSAPMTVSWAHYAQSLTDKPVKGMLTGPVTILGWTFPREDLSREAIANQIALALRDEVADLQDKGINIIQIDEPAIREGMPLKASQWQAYLDWAVKAFKISAASAEPQTQIHTHMCYSEFNDMIESVALLDADVITIETSRSDMELLEAFEAFDYPNETGPPAEMAQGLRCRLGTTFDIVKTRLIV, from the coding sequence ATGATTTTAAAAACAACAACACATATTTTGGGATACCCGCGAATCGGCAGCCAGCGCGAGCTGAAGTTTGCCCTGGAAAAGTACTGGCGTGGCGACATGTCGCAGGCCGAACTGAACGAGGTTGGCAGCTTGCTGCGTCACCGTCATTGGGGGGAGCAATCGGGGGCTGGCCTAGATTTGGTCACCGTGGGTGATTTTGCCTGGTACGATCATGTCTTGGGTACCAGTATGCTACTTGGCCATTTACCCAAGCGCCACCGCAGCGGTTTCCCGGATTTAGATACCTTGTTCCGAGTCGCCAGAGGCAAGGCGCCGACGGGCTGCGGATGTGCGGCTTCGGATATGACCAAGTGGTTCAACACCAATTATCACTATATCGTGCCGGAATTTAGCCAAGATGATGAGTTCACCGTCAGCTGGCCACAGCTGTTTGAAGAAATTGCTGAGGCGAAAAAAGCGGGCCACAAGGTGAAGCCAGTACTGCTGGGGCCGGTTTCCTACCTTTGGCTGGGGAAGGAGAAAGATGCTGGATTCGATAGGCGCACATTGCTGCCAAGGTTGCTGGCTGCATATCAGCAAATTCTCAACAAATTGGCAAAGCTGGGTGTTGAGTGGGTTCAAATCGATGAACCTGCCCTTGGTGTAGAGTTACCCAAAGAGTGGGTTGATTCATTCAAGCTCGCCTATCAGGTGCTCCACGGCTCGCCCAAGCTGCTGTTGACCACTTACTTCGACAGTATTACTCATCAACTCGATACGATTACCGCACTCAGTATCGATGGGCTCCATGTCGATCTCACTGCAGCACCGGAGCAGTTCGACGAGGTGGTTGAGCGCTTGCCTGAAGATTGGGTATTGTCTGCCGGGGTCGTCAACGGCCGTAACGTCTGGCGCGCGGATCTAACCGCTTTGGTCGAAAAGCTGAAACCGGTCAAAGCGAAACTGGGCGAGCGGTTGTGGCTTGCGTCTTCGTGTTCATTGCTTCACAGCCCGATGGATTTGGACTTGGAAACAGAGCTTCATCCCGATGTTCGCCAGTGGCTGGCTTTTGCCAAGCAGAAATGCCGTGAGCTAACCTTATTGTCCCAAGCCTTAGATGGTAACGATATTGCGCTCGAAGAATGTGCTCGCTACAGTGCGCCGATTAAGGCCCGGGCAACCAGTAGCCTGGTGAATAACGAGCAGGTGCGTCAACGAACAGCGGCGATCACCGATGCGTTGGCGACAAGAAAGCTACCTTACGTCGAGCGCGCCCGTGTACAGCGTCAATCATTGGGGCTGCCCCTGCTGCCGACGACAACCATTGGGTCATTTCCTCAAACCACTGAAATCCGTTCCCAGCGCCGGGACTTCAAAGCGGGCCGGTTGGCAGAGCATGACTACATTACCGCAATGCAGGGGCATATCAAGGATGCGGTTGAGCGCCAGAGCAAGTTGGGGCTTGATGTCTTGGTGCACGGAGAGGCTGAGCGAAATGATATGGTGGAATATTTTGCCGAGTTACTCGAAGGCTTTGCAGCCACCCGCTTTGGCTGGGTACAGAGCTATGGCTCCCGCTGCGTCAAGCCTGCGATTATTGTGTCAGACATCTACCGTTCGGCACCGATGACCGTGTCTTGGGCGCACTATGCCCAGTCGCTGACGGACAAACCTGTTAAGGGGATGCTCACCGGTCCCGTTACCATTTTGGGCTGGACGTTCCCGCGCGAAGATCTCAGCCGTGAGGCGATTGCTAACCAGATAGCACTGGCGCTGCGGGATGAGGTGGCGGACTTGCAAGATAAGGGGATCAATATCATCCAGATTGATGAGCCTGCGATCCGCGAAGGGATGCCTCTCAAGGCAAGCCAATGGCAAGCCTATTTGGATTGGGCAGTGAAAGCGTTTAAGATTTCCGCCGCCAGTGCCGAGCCGCAAACCCAAATCCATACCCACATGTGCTATAGCGAGTTCAACGATATGATTGAATCGGTGGCCTTACTAGATGCTGATGTGATCACCATCGAAACCTCTCGCTCCGACATGGAATTGCTTGAAGCTTTTGAAGCGTTTGACTATCCCAATGAAACTGGGCCCCCTGCCGAAATGGCCCAGGGGCTCCGGTGTCGTCTAGGAACGACCTTTGATATCGTCAAAACTAGGCTTATAGTCTGA